A genomic region of Eucalyptus grandis isolate ANBG69807.140 chromosome 5, ASM1654582v1, whole genome shotgun sequence contains the following coding sequences:
- the LOC120294100 gene encoding laccase-14-like yields the protein MGTFLGYAFTLTLLFCIAQGKVLRYDFVVKETPIDMLCETNRTVLTVNGLFPGPKIRAHKGDTIYVNVTNIGPYGVTIHWHGVRQIRYPWSDGPENVTQCPIPTNSSFLQKVILTEEEGTLWWHAHSDWTRATVHGPIIILPVGGTNYPYKFDEQHTIVIAEWYARDTKAIIDEALAIGGAIQTYLVAYTINGQPGDTYPCSNGLMYNITVVQGKTYLFRIIHSGMNEEMFFGIAKHNLTVVGMDGAYLKPLKTNYLMITPGQTMDVLVTANQSPGRYYMEFSPFVDTDASTNENVTRGIFQYSGSYNHSETPALPELPGFTNKSDAGNFTIQLRSLNSKEHPATVPTKITRNITITVSVNQQPCPTNKTCLGPQGSMHSASLNNISFWTPSISILQAYYNNISGVYNNTFPDKPPFVFDYTGNVSALGEAAFVSTEVLMIKYNEEVEIRFQGTNFGAAENHPMHLHGYSFYVVGMGDGNFSDSYVSQYNTVDPPYINTVGLPKNGWTAIRFRANNPGVWFVHCHLDRHASWGMDTVLIVGEGPNTDQKLLPPPQHMPPCSGL from the exons atgggtaCATTTCTAGGGTATGCGTTCACCTTGACCCTGCTCTTTTGCATAGCTCAAGGCAAAGTCCTCCGCTATGATTTCGTG GTAAAGGAGACACCCATTGACATGTTGTGTGAGACGAATCGGACTGTATTGACCGTGAATGGTCTGTTTCCGGGGCCGAAGATTCGTGCTCACAAGGGCGATACCATCTATGTCAATGTTACCAACATAGGACCTTATGGAGTCACTATTCATTG GCATGGAGTGAGACAAATAAGGTATCCCTGGTCTGATGGCCCGGAGAATGTCACACAATGCCCAATCCCTACGAACTCAAGCTTCCTTCAAAAAGTCAttctcaccgaagaagaaggCACGCTATGGTGGCATGCTCACAGCGATTGGACACGTGCAACTGTACACGGCCCTATAATCATTTTGCCTGTTGGTGGCACTAACTACCCTTACAAGTTTGACGAACAACACACAATTGTGATCG CTGAATGGTATGCGAGAGATACGAAGGCCATAATTGATGAGGCTCTTGCTATCGGGGGGGCGATCCAGACTTATCTCGTGGCCTATACCATCAATGGTCAACCTGGAGACACTTATCCATGCTCTAATG gtTTGATGTACAATATAACAGTTGTGCAAGGAAAAACGTATCTCTTTCGGATCATCCACTCAGGGATGAATGAAGAGATGTTCTTTGGCATAGCCAAGCACAATCTCACCGTAGTCGGAATGGATGGAGCTTATTTGAAGCCACTTAAGACCAATTACCTCATGATAACTCCTGGTCAAACAATGGACGTTTTGGTCACCGCGAACCAAAGCCCTGGTCGCTACTACATGGAATTCAGTCCGTTTGTGGACACTGATGCCTCGACCAACGAAAACGTCACAAGGGGGATATTCCAATACAGCGGTAGTTATAACCACTCGGAGACTCCCGCATTACCCGAGCTTCCGGGTTTTACCAACAAGAGCGATGCTGGAAACTTCACTATCCAATTGAGGAGTTTGAACAGTAAAGAACATCCAGCCACAGTTCCGACCAAAATCACTAGGAACATTACGATCACGGTGTCTGTGAATCAACAGCCGTGTCCTACTAATAAAACATGTCTTGGTCCACAGGGCTCTATGCATTCGGCGAGCTTGAACAACATAAGTTTTTGGACTCCATCGATTAGCATTCTCCAAGCATACTACAA CAATATAAGTGGAGTCTACAACAATACTTTTCCGGATAAACCACCCTTTGTGTTCGACTACACTGGAAATGTCTCGGCCTTAGGGGAAGCTGCCTTTGTGAGCACCGAAGTGTTGATGATCAAGTATAATGAGGAGGTCGAAATAAGATTTCAAGGGACCAACTTCGGAGCAGCGGAGAATCACCCCATGCATTTGCACGGCTATAGCTTTTATGTCGTCGGAATGGGCGATGGAAATTTCAGTGACTCCTATGTATCGCAGTATAATACAGTGGATCCGCCCTATATTAACACCGTTGGACTCCCCAAAAACGGCTGGACAGCGATCAGATTCAGAGCCAATAATCCAG GGGTGTGGTTCGTGCACTGTCACTTAGATCGCCATGCAAGCTGGGGAATGGACACGGTCCTCATCGTTGGAGAGGGGCCAAACACGGACCAGAAGTTGCTTCCGCCGCCCCAACACATGCCTCCTTGTTCTGGGCTTTAA